TGATGCGGGGCCTGTCGCTCGAGCCCGGTGCGCGCTTCGCCTCCATGGATGCGCTGCTGGGGGCGCTCTCCCAGGAGCGGAGGCTGACGCGGTGGCGCTGGCTGGGCGTGGGGGCCCTGACGGGACTGGCGCTCGTGGCGGTGGGGGGCGCGGCCGTCTGGCGCTCACGGCTGTGCACGGGCGCCGAGCGGCAGATGGCGGAGGTGTGGGGGGCGCCGGAGCGTCAACGAGTGGAGGCCGCCTTCGAGAAGGCCGGGGGCGCCGTGGCGGGGCAGATGTTCCGCCGGGCCTCGGCGGTGCTCGATGCGTATTCCGTGGCGTGGTCCCGGCAGAGCACCGAGGCTTGCGAGGCCACGCGCCTGCGCGATGAGCGCACGGAGCTCTTGTTGTCCCAGCAGGTGGTGTGCCTGGAGCTGCGGCGCGAGAGCCTGCGCGCGCTCGTGAAGGTGCTGGGCGAGGTGGATGCCCGGGGCGTGGAGAAGTCGCTGGACGCGGTGTACGCGCTGCCCGCTCCCTCGGATTGCGCGAACGTGGGGACGTTGTCCGAGCAGCAGCCCCGGCCCCTGGATCCCTCCCGGCGCGCGGATCTGGAGCGGTTGGAGACGCGGGTGGCCGAGCTCAAGGCCCTGCTCGACGTGAGCCGCTATCCGGCGGCGCTCGAGGAGGCCGAGGCGCTCGCGCCGCGGGTGCTGGCCAGCGGCTATCTGCCCCTGCTGGCGGAGATGCGCTTGCATCAGGGCTGGCTCCTGGCGCTCATGGGCAGGACGGAGGAAGGCGCCTCGCTGCTGGAGCAGGCCGTGTATGACGCCGCGGCGGGAAGGGCGGACCGCCTGCAGGTGTCCATCCTCAACAAGCTGCTCTTCGTGACGGGGCAGTTGGAGCACTACGCGGACGCGGAGCGCTGGGGCCGGTTGGGGGAGGCGATGGTGCGGCGGCTCGGCGGAGACGCGCTCCTGGAGAGTGACTTGCTGATGAACCGCGCCAACCTGGCCCTCTGGCAGGAGAAGCCCCAGCAGGCGCGCGTCTTGTTGGAGCGGTCGCTGTCGCTGCTGGGAGGGCTGCCACCCGGGCATCCGAAGCGGGCGCGGGTGACGTACACCCTCGGGCGGGCGCTGTTGGACCTGGGCGAGACGCGGCAGGCGGTGGAGATGTTGGAGGAAGCGCTGCGGCAGATGGAATCGGCGGTGGGCCCGCGGCACCTGGAGCTGGCGTGGTTTCACGGGGCGCTGTCGCGCGCGCTGCGCGAGAACGCGGAGCCGGCTCGCGCCCTGGAGCACGTGCGTTTCGCGGCGGACCTCTACCGAGCCGCCGCGGTGGATCCGCTGGCGCTGGCCGATGCCCTGGATTCGCAGGGCATGTGCCTGCTGGCCCTGGAGCGCAACGAGGACGCCCTGCGTGTCTTCCGCGAGGCGCTCGGACTCAAGCTCCAGAACCTGCGGCCCGATGACAGCGAGTTGCAGTATTCCTATGACGGAGTCGGCCAGGCGCTGCTGGCCCTGGGCCACACGCGCGAGGCCATCGCCATCCTGCGGCGCGCCGGCACCTTCGAGAACGTGCCCGAGAAGGTCCTCGGCGGCACGGGTTTCGTCCTGGCCCAGGCGTTGTGGCGCGACGGCCGCGTCAAGGAGGCCCAGCTCGAGGCGGCCCGGGCCCTCGAGCGCTTCACCCGGGCGGGCAGTTCCCAGCGCGCGGCCGAGGTGAAGTCATGGATGGGGATGCTCGCGCGCTGAACCGCCGGGCCCCTCGCTCCAGCCCGTCTCCTTCTCGAAGCGACGCACCAGGAAATCCACCCACGCGCGCACCTTCGGCGTGACGGTGCGTCCCGAGGCGTGAACGGCCCAGATGGTCAGACGCGGGAGCGTGTAGTCCTCGAGCACGGAAACCAGCCGGCCGCTGCGCAGCTCCTCGAAGACCACGAACAGGGGGAACTGACCAATCCCGATGTTCGCGAGCACCGCGGCCTTGAGGGCCAGACTGCTGTTGGCCTGCAGCGGTCCTCCCACCGGAACGAGGAAGTCCTCTCCGTGGCCGCTCATCCGCCACGTCGTTCCCGAGGCGAGATAGGTGTATTGCAGGCACCGGTGCTGGCGCAATTCCTCGGGCTTGCGCGGCGTGCCGTGGCGC
Above is a window of Cystobacter fuscus DNA encoding:
- a CDS encoding serine/threonine-protein kinase; the encoded protein is MSHRDEATPPPAPHGEEKTETEPKLASTGIPAVEQAQREPLPERQPPRQVGRFLLLKQLGQGGMGMVYAAYDPDLDRKVALKLLLVKNEGTNLEEGRERLVREAQAMARVSHPHVIPVFEVGSWDDQVFVAMELVEGGTLREWLRERPRSWREVLEKFVAAGKGLAAAHAAGLVHRDFKPANVLVGHNGRVYVTDFGLARRDARFTPSRGLTQEELPLPRPVSVLRRSLTQVGVVHGTPHYMSPEQFRGDALDARSDQFSFCAALYRALFNTRPFDPEEMTRVAAHRGASPSVIQEPPRGVKVPVWVRRAVMRGLSLEPGARFASMDALLGALSQERRLTRWRWLGVGALTGLALVAVGGAAVWRSRLCTGAERQMAEVWGAPERQRVEAAFEKAGGAVAGQMFRRASAVLDAYSVAWSRQSTEACEATRLRDERTELLLSQQVVCLELRRESLRALVKVLGEVDARGVEKSLDAVYALPAPSDCANVGTLSEQQPRPLDPSRRADLERLETRVAELKALLDVSRYPAALEEAEALAPRVLASGYLPLLAEMRLHQGWLLALMGRTEEGASLLEQAVYDAAAGRADRLQVSILNKLLFVTGQLEHYADAERWGRLGEAMVRRLGGDALLESDLLMNRANLALWQEKPQQARVLLERSLSLLGGLPPGHPKRARVTYTLGRALLDLGETRQAVEMLEEALRQMESAVGPRHLELAWFHGALSRALRENAEPARALEHVRFAADLYRAAAVDPLALADALDSQGMCLLALERNEDALRVFREALGLKLQNLRPDDSELQYSYDGVGQALLALGHTREAIAILRRAGTFENVPEKVLGGTGFVLAQALWRDGRVKEAQLEAARALERFTRAGSSQRAAEVKSWMGMLAR